TCCGGAATGAATGCCCGCTTCCTCGATATGCTCCATGACGCCGCAAACAGAAAAATTGCGCCCGTCCCCGACCACATCCACGTCGATTTCCATGGCGTCTTCCAAAAATTCGTCCATATAAATCGCGGATGAGCGCTCGGTGATTTCGGGCAAACCGGTCAAATGATCCTTGAGCGCCGCCGCATCATAAAAAATCCGCATGCCCCGGCCCCCCAGCACATAAGACGGCCGCACCAGCACGGGGAACGGAATTTTGCGGCTGGCTCGATCAACCAGGCGCACAGCCTCTTTTTTATCCTTGGCCAACACCCATTTGGGATGCGCCAGGTCCAGGCGCTTGAGCAAACGAGCGAACCGGCTGCGGTCTTCGGAGGCGTCGATCTGAGCCACCGGGGTGCCTAAAACCATGCGCGGCCCCAAAGCGTCCGCAATGCGATGGGCCAAATTCAGCGGCGTCTGCCCCCCGAATCCCAACAGCACACCCATCAAATTTTCTTTTTCCCGATCGGCCACGCGGGCCACGTCCTCAAATGTCAAGGGCTCGAAATACAGCCTATCCGCGGTGTCATAGTCCGTGGATACGGTTTCGGGATTGGAGTTGATCATGATGCTCACGAGCCCTTCCTCGCGGATGGCCTCGACCGCATGCACGCAGACATAATCAAACTCGATCCCCTGGCCGATGCGATTGGGCCCGGAGCCTAAAACGATCACTTTTTTGCGGGGATCCCCGGTCGACGATCGGGGACCGGTTCCGGAGCCGGAGCAAAACGTGGAATAGTAGTAAGGCGTTTGCGCCTCAAATTCCGCGGCGCAGGTATCCACCTCGTAAAAAACAGCCGAACGATTTTGGACCCGGCTTAAGTCCGCAATTTTCAACACGGATGCTCCGGTTAAGGCGGCCAGCTGCTCATTGGAAAAACCCAGCCGCTTGGCCTCTCCCAGCATATTATTGATGCGCCGGGGGGCGCGTTTTAATCCCTGGGCCAAATCAGCGGCTTTTTTAATCTCGTTTAAAAACCAAGGATCGACGCCGCAAAGCTGATGAACGTCGGCGATGGTCCACCCACGCGCCAAAGCCGTGTAAATAGCAAAAATGCGCCGGGCGTTGGGTTTGCCCATCAACGCGGAAAGCTCCTGGTCGCCGGCCTCCATCGCCTCAAGGCCTCTGGTGCCGTCCTCGAGGCTTCTAAGGCTTTTCTGCAAAGCCTCTAAAAAATTACGCCCAATGCCCATGGTTTCGCCGATGGATTTCATCTGGGTGTTCAGCGTCACGTCCGCGCCGGGAAATTTCTCAAAATGAAAACGGGGCGCCTTGACCACCACGTAATCGATCGAAGGCTCGAAGGAAGCGGGGGTCTTCCCCGTGATTTCATTCGTAATTTCATCGAGGGTCATGCCCACGGCCAGCATGGCCGCAATTTTGGCGATGGGGAATCCCGTGGCCTTGGAGGCCAAGGCCGACGATCGCGAAACGCGCGGGTTGATTTCGATGATCACCATGCTCCCGTCTTTGGGATTGACGGCGAATTGCACGTTGGAGCCCCCGCAGGAAATACCCAGTGCTTCATAAGCCCGAAAGGCCGCCTCGCGCATGCGC
This DNA window, taken from Elusimicrobiota bacterium, encodes the following:
- the carB gene encoding carbamoyl-phosphate synthase large subunit; translation: RMREAAFRAYEALGISCGGSNVQFAVNPKDGSMVIIEINPRVSRSSALASKATGFPIAKIAAMLAVGMTLDEITNEITGKTPASFEPSIDYVVVKAPRFHFEKFPGADVTLNTQMKSIGETMGIGRNFLEALQKSLRSLEDGTRGLEAMEAGDQELSALMGKPNARRIFAIYTALARGWTIADVHQLCGVDPWFLNEIKKAADLAQGLKRAPRRINNMLGEAKRLGFSNEQLAALTGASVLKIADLSRVQNRSAVFYEVDTCAAEFEAQTPYYYSTFCSGSGTGPRSSTGDPRKKVIVLGSGPNRIGQGIEFDYVCVHAVEAIREEGLVSIMINSNPETVSTDYDTADRLYFEPLTFEDVARVADREKENLMGVLLGFGGQTPLNLAHRIADALGPRMVLGTPVAQIDASEDRSRFARLLKRLDLAHPKWVLAKDKKEAVRLVDRASRKIPFPVLVRPSYVLGGRGMRIFYDAAALKDHLTGLPEITERSSAIYMDEFLEDAMEIDVDVVGDGRNFSVCGVMEHIEEAGIHSGDSYCVWPPVTLTKRQQEDVEKAALILAKNLGVIGLLNIQFALHRGALHVLEANPRASRTVPFISKARSIPWAKIAAKACLGRALPDLIAPYRKQLESPPGFCAIKAPVFSWERFPGVDIILGPEMRSTGEMMCFGRTFAESFAKAQKALRGNLPSGKKTILFSLKHEDKSKFLGLAKRLAAAGFIIVATKNTARYFRDHGGIDVREVFKIDEGRPHVVDIIANGEVTLVVNTPSHQSKSREDGYAIRNEALLHGIAVVPTPRALEAVLSALNQNGHDPAFIYALQDLSPLNPKV